In Acanthopagrus latus isolate v.2019 chromosome 23, fAcaLat1.1, whole genome shotgun sequence, the genomic window ATGGTCAGGCCCGTCAGCAGGTTCCGGCGGCCGAGCCGCGCTGCGTTGTTCTTCCAGTAGTCGAGCTCCTGTCGGCGGCGGCGGAGGAGCTGTTTCTCCGCCGCTGTCGGCAGCGGTTTGCCAGGTCCCCCCGCTCCCGCTCCCGTCTCCGCCATGACTTTGTTTGGGTAATCAGCTGCCTGGACTCGTGAACTGCCCCCGAACCGGAAGAAAAAAGTACGAGAAGGAccacagcgccacctgctgTACGGGATGTGTTGAGCTGTTGCATGAAAACCTGAGAGTACTGATCTTATAGGTCTTACAGGCCTGTGTTACTGAGACTATCTGATCctactatttatttattttttttaatctttcagtATTTTTGCTTCTCTTATTTTATTCGTGTTATCAACTGCTGTCCGTGTATATACTTATTATACTCGTGCAATTTagtctgagattttttttattttttattttttttattgcatggTTATTTCAATCCAAAGTAAACACCAGAGTCACTACCTGGAAACATAGATTGTACATACTGTGTATCATCCGTCAAATAAGACTGGAAAATATTACACCcgctttcctcttttttaaaggTTCCCTGCTGAGATTTATTGCGAACTGACCATGTGTATCCTTGAGTTCTCCCGAATGTGTTGAATGCATTTCCACCCTCATTAAACACTTGAGCGCTCCCACATGGTGGGCCAGCCCGGTCCTGCTCTGAGCCCATTCTCTCTCGCACTTGGACCAGCGTCGGCCAGCGTCCACACGCCTTCGCTTCGGTTTTGGTTTTTTGACACTAAAACAGCGCACACCTCGTAatgctcacacattcacattgacACTACTGGTAATACTAAAAGACACACTTTACGTTTGTGGTTATTTATTCTTAGTGTTTGCTttataataaatcatttcattttcagtcagttATTGTGACTGTCTCATTGTGACGTTTTTCCCAGTTGTTCCACAACTTCGAGGTACgatttgtgcgtgtgtgattTATACATTTGGTATGTTGTACCTACTAGGGCAGTTTGGATTTGTTTGGTGGGTTAACTGACTTGTGCTCACAACAAACAGTTTAGAGTCATGTCAAGAGAACGCAACCACTAAGCCAACCAGCCACAGGCAGACGGCTGGTCTTGCAAGAAATTCGATGGGATCCATAATAGAACATGTGCCAACGTTGTGTCACACTCCCACCTTCCACCCTCTAtatcctcctcctttcttttcattcaggctcccttctgatggaccaGGGGCCCCTGGGAACATTTAcctctcctggctcctgctgcctcacatacTGATGGATCTGGATCATCATACcctgggctctgctggatcattgctGTCCTCTGTTTTACAATCTCTTTATCTGTACTTCTGTAAAATTTGATGCTTTGtcattctgatgttttcttttttactgctaaTTATCTCACATGGCCCATCCTCTTCCAGGTCATGACGGTGGACAGGAGATTGTGTGGCTCAGTTAACACTTGTTGATGCCTCGGCCTGCTCAGTCGTCCTCCTGGATCTCCACACTTTACATATATGATATAAACTGTATCAGATATTATGTCAATGCAAATtgtaaattgtgattttgttgttttgttctatTTATGCAACATCTATTGCGTGTCTGTCGACCCTGGGcgagggatccctcctctgtggctcttcctgagggtTCTTCCATCTTTAACCCTGttaaaagttaatttttttcttttttctctatACGGCAGGTATTTCCTCACTCGAAGGGGTCTAAGGATAGAGGGTTCAACGTCATTCACTCTACAGcttgtaaagcccactgaggcaatgtgattttgattttggccAATATAGACAAGAttgatttggtttgttttggcttCATGAGGCCATGTTACATATTCAATGTATAAAATTGGGTAGAAATGAATTCCTTTTTTAACGGCTAGGTTTTGTTGGTCAAAAAGATTGCAattttattgtaaatacaaTGCAAAGATTGCTGTAATACTGCAATGCAGTACTGTGATTATGTCATATAAATATTGCATTGCCACAATcggaatcagaatcagtatttcTTTATTGTCCGACAAACAGAGAAATTTCTTTGCCACAGCAGTAAAAGGAtagtagtattttaaaaaactgtaacaatagtgaaaaataaacaaaataattcaaaaggtaagaaatagaataaaaagaatCTACACATGAACATACTTGGTGaacaaaaatttgaaaaaaaaaagtgtgtgaaaaaAGATCATTGTATCAGAAGAGATACAACTTCTGGCCATATTTGTaccatgcttttttttgtttgtttgtttatttgtagaAAGAAATGTGCAACAAACATCTAGTCATTTTTATACAGAAATCTTTTCGTAATATAGCTCGCCTGACACTACAAACCCGagtttttaatatatttatggtcatcatttttttatgcaaaagCCCTTTAATGTACTTACAATAAGTAACTATTAAGTAAAGCATTCTTCTGCTGGATTCAGTTTATCTTTCCATGTACGGCATGCATATAATCCATTGTTTTATCTCACTGAATCATCTTTCACTGTTTCTTGTCTGTAGTGGAGCTGCATTAACTTACTGCTAATGCAAAATGAACACTCCTAAAAGTCACCCTGAACTGGGTTTGGTATTTCTGAAACAATTCTTCTGGAGATTTAGAGTGGATAACACTCCTAACAGCATCAGAATTCTGCACTCTGTCTGACAGATTCTGTTCCCTAATCTTtctgacacagagacagtgaggaACCAATCCATGACCTGCTCGGCCCAACAGAAGAAAACTCAAATGCAAACGCAGGGTAGAGGGGTTCAGTGAATCTGGAGTAGACAGTGTAGACGTGTGCCAGTGAGTCAGAGTagacgctgtagaaggacagagagcCAGCAGGCCAGTCTAGATACACTGCTACCTTTTTACTATCTTTGTGAGGGCGACGTATCTCTGTCTCTATGTTATTGTGCATGACGTAGAACAGCAGACTCCAGGACTTGCCATTCACCCCAAATGTGCAATCAAAACCACGTCCTCTCCTGCTGATTCCCCTGGAAGTCACTGCTATGTCAACCAGTCCCTTAATCTCAATTTCCCAGTAACAGCGCCCAGTCAAAGCGTttctacacagcagctgttttaagCAATGAAATCTCTCTGGATGAAAAGGATAGAACTGTTCCTCCTCCACATAATCCACTCGTTTGTTGTCCTCAGACAGTTTAagctgtctgtgtgctgtgtttgggtccagtGTGAGTTCACATCGATCTGAtggaaagaataaaacatgataaagctACAGAACACACTTGTTATAGTCtaacatttacaatatacagtgcacacatacacttaTACTGTAATGTTGTGTTATGAACAGGCACAAAGCAGTCACTTCTATATTCCATCACCCCAAATCAATACCTTGGTAATATATGTGACAATGTGCTAATATTTCATATGAATCCACTGACAAAATGTGTAATGTATTATCTTTAAAAGAATGTATTTAAGAGACTATAATTTGtcttactgtatgtttgtgtgcaatatatacaatattttatacagtcagtgGTAGTCACTAAAATACGTACACTTCTGCAGGCCACGTTGTAACCTCTGCTCTCCACCATGGTCCACTCTGAAAGAATGGAACAAGgatcaaaaacaaatctgctgaGGCCCTGAAGTCCAGACACAATGACAACTAGGAAACAGCGTTCCATAAAACCCAACAGCATCACGGAGAACACAACTACATTTCCTAAAGCGCAACAGCaaaacagtaaacacaccatttaaaaaaacacatcaacatacAGTTGGGTTTTTGgatttgatgttgtgttttctataaTGCTGTTtcatggttttgttgttttcttagaTATAGTTTctgaaatgtcattgtgtttttgcGCTTGAGGGCAACCATAATACTGTCTGTGACTGTATGAATAGAACATCATCAGAAAAgaaatctttaaaatgaaaaaaagagttaaaGAGTTCAAGTTAGTGCTACACAACTTGCTAATATCACTGTTCTCACCAAAGTCACAGTATACAAGCAATGATTTTACAGTTTGCCTGTTTTCTCCGTAAAGGTTTGTCTGATGGTTTTTTTAACGATTGTTCCCAATTTAAAATCACTTGTAATAACTGttacatgtaacatctgcatcAAGGTTTAAAATTTCTCAGCCCCTGTCAAGGACCATTTGTAATCTATCAGCCCTCAGTGAGCCATACTTTAGAGTTTCCAGTCTCCACTGTGGATCCTTcagtccagcagagaggagagtcaCCCCTGTgtctcctggatgattgtagctcaggtccagctctctcagatgggaggggttggagctcagagctgaggccagagagcaacagccttcctctgtgaccAGGCAGCCTGACAGCCTATTAACAGTGATGCACAGTTAGGTATCTGttgtttacaatatttttgaatggtctttttttgctttgaggTTGTAGAAAGTCATCTTTGTAAATAGATGGTATACTGTATGAATGgtttgcaaaaacaacaactgcaaaaacaaaaaaaaatgtggacaaGGAGAATCAAATGTTGTGCAGTGATTCAAAAAGGCTAATAATCAAAAGGGCAGAATGACACAAAGGTGCCTATGAGCAGCAGTTAAATGAGAATATGACAAATCACCAGTCACtagtaaaagaaaatgtccttGCAGATTTAAACAGGAACAGATTGATGTATCAGTGTCAAGTGTACAATACTGCCAAGTGGCACAAGAATTGCAGAGAAGGTACTAACATAATAGCTTGACAACGGTGAATCTTAATAAtagccatgtttgttgtttccatTCATTATGATAATATTGCTTGATAATTCTTGATAacactgagcacacagcccttGTGCTGGAGAGCTGTTGTTCTGGCCCTAACAGAGTACCACAAGCACAGAATCCCTCAACCCAGTAaaagagctgcaggagcagcaaCATTCTCCTGATGCAGCTAACATACAGCtaactgtttcacatttttcttgttaCCGCTTTGACCTAAGTAGATGTTCTTGTAGTCATGCGGTGACTGGAGGTGGCCTTGATGTGTACCTGCATGTGATTGAGCATCAGATTCTATGTAGATCCAAACAGGAGCAGGTCCTACCTCAGTGTCATTAGCAGTGATGGCGGTAACGCGTTACTTAATAAGGCgtaatctgaccacttttttcagtcaCGAGTAATCTAACgcattaatatttccaaaccagtcatcagattaaagttacttattcatGTCACCAtgcattactattatttttgtcattttcctttgtaAGACTAGATAAAAATAATTAGAGCCTAATTCCATCATTGTGGTTCAATAATGATCTAGGGTCACTTAGGACTGGTAAACAAATTGGCCATAAAGTTGCTTGTGTCACTAGGCTCTACAATCACAGCACATGGATTCTCATAccactgttgtttttacagacGGCACCCAACTGTCCCTCTGTtttcccccatcctcctccaacacccttgttgcaatgcacaaatgcaaaacattttggaatGCTTGGACAGCTGCacatcacctcaaactcaacccTAGTAAACTGAACTGCTGCTACTTGGTACTTTGACTTGGAAACTTTGTCCAAACTGAATtgaactgaacaaactgaattgGTTATAGGATTAGATGTCCAGCAAGCTGGCCGTGATGGTCAGGGTTTAACAGACTCTTGGCCATGTAGTGTACACTTGGTATCTGATTTATAGTTTGTTTCAATGttaaataatcattattattgaagaaaagaaggaaaacatcaGTGATTCCAAACCTATGAACAGCGATGTGTGGGACGGATGCTTTGTGTGTCCATGGCAATCTAACCTGAGAGTTTCCAGTCTACACTGAGGACTCTCAAGTCCAACAGAAAgaagcttcactcctgaatcctgcaggtcgTTGCTACTGAGGTCCAACTCTTTCAAACTGGAGGGctgagagctgagagctgaggccagagatTCACAActtctctctgacagcagacagTGACTCAACCTGGATaagaataaatgatgatgatataaaaaCAGGGTGGGTCTGCAAACACAACTATTGTTGTAAGATATTAttgtaaaaccttttttaaaaaaaaagataccaCCATCTCTAATGATACCGCACACATCACTCTGCTGACCTGAGACATTCCAGGGTACAGTGAGGACTCTGCAGTCCAGCAGAAAGGAacttcactcctgaatcctccAGGCTGTTGTTGGTCAAGTCCAGCACTCGCAAGCTGGAGGTCTGGAGGGTGAAAACCGAGgccagagcttcacagcttttTCCTGACAGGTCACAAGCTCTTACCCTGAGGAGGAAGGAGTTataaacaaaaatcataaaaattaAAGTTGTGAAATTCAAATTATTGATAAACCAGCAAATACTATTTAAGATGGAAGAACATTGATGCGGCCCACATACAAGAGTCACATTTACGCAAAATAGATGTTAACCGATTATAAAATATTATAAGATTGTTGCGTAGCGAAAGCACTAAAACACAGGCTCCATTGTTTTACTTTATCAAAAATGCTCCTTcacaatagaaaaaaacagtaaaaaataaacaggcaGGGTATCCTATATATGTACCACtttaagaaacaaagaaaacaaaagaaacttttgtttctgtgtatgcACCCTCAGGATTTGATTTCTGCATGTGAATTATTATCACGTAGCCTCGTTACTTAATCATTGGGGAGATATGAATGAATTATTAGACTTGAACCACAACAGATCAAGGGTCAATCTCACAACATCAGACATGTACAAAGCTGTGGTCGAATCACTAAATCCGATATCTGGTGGCTCCATAATCACTGAAGCAGAGATTTCACTTACTAGCATCTCCAGACTCCAATATGGCACGACATGCATATATTATCTGGAAATAAACCTCTCCTTTATAAGCATTGCAGTGAGAGAGGTATTTGTGCTCTTCAGCAGATATGGTCAAACTCAGTCTATTTGGGGGCCTGAAGACTTCTTTGTTCTTGTATCTACCTTTACGCTCTGCACATAAATATTATGGAGTTCCACAGAGGAAAGGTGTTTAGGCACACCCAGTCATTATTTGGAACAATTATTCCCCCGGCAGAGGTCTAGTGTCTAGGATTTATGCCAGTCTGAGAGATGCATCTGTAGGAGAACTTCCAGTAGTTAGAAAATGGGAAGAGGATTTGGCCTCTGATACATAAACCCCTACTTCTCTTTCTGCCAGCCTGAACAAGTTGGAACATTATTACATAGGGTCCCGGAATGTGAAATCGTGCATGAATTTAGGGATGAAACAACCTCAGTAATATATGATATGATTGTCCATCAAATCCCTGTTGA contains:
- the LOC119014627 gene encoding cytochrome c oxidase assembly factor 3 homolog, mitochondrial; translated protein: MAETGAGAGGPGKPLPTAAEKQLLRRRRQELDYWKNNAARLGRRNLLTGLTIGAFVVGMFSYTILSVKQERIMEELDDEAKIHIVRGPRTGANS